The Cryptococcus deuterogattii R265 chromosome 4, complete sequence genome segment GTGGCCGTGATAAGGAGACGCGACTATCCATATTTAACGACTTTTAAACGGTACATAGATACGATATACCTTGTACCATCAACAAGGGTGGGTTTGTCATAATCACGAGGGCTCTGGGGCCGTCTGAATGTCGTAACAATCCAGGGAGTTACTCACTGAAATAACGGCTTTAATtcggaaaaagagaagagtagCAGGATCTTGACAGGGGCTGTCAGAAGCAAGGACATAGATTGAGCTGTCTATGCGCAGAAGCAGTCTATAGTTGCATGTTCCTATTTGAACATCTGGAGAGGGCTAAGTTACAGGGAGAAGACGTTTTTCCTCTTGTAATGATAATAGGGCTTGCGAGGAACGCGTATATAAAATCAGCAAATTAAGGATAGATTAAAGGAAGAATTAATAAGGTAAAACAGACTTCATTCGGGATCGACAACGGCGACGTCTATATGCAATTCGTTATCGCATAAACATCATGCCGTAAATCTTTCGCCATTAGCCGATCGGACTATCGGACTTAATTCTAGCGTTAGGAAGTTGCCACCGCCCCTCCTGCATATTTGATCAACCACTTTGGTTTCTCCTTTACACTGTTACGTAATACCTAAAACTGTCCCGTTTccaaaagaggaaaataACAGTGATTTTGTGCTTATTTGAGGAACGGTATTAGGCGGAACGCGGGTCGTGGCCGCGTGCCATGGTTCCCGTGGTGCGTAAATTAATTTGTAATGTCCGTTCGCGtcttttgatttctttcttcttcttttctttcttcttttttccttccccgcCAAGCTGGTCTTGAGAATCTCGTCTTTTATATCTCCAATAATTTTTTCCACCATCATACCGCGATATGACCCAAAGCCCATTCTCTGCATTCGGCTACCAAACTGCCATGCCGTCCGGCTCCAGCTTCAAGCCAAAACGTAAGAGGATGTCTTGGggggcggaagaagaagaaaatggtgCCAAAGTGAgattcttccttcctttcttcataTATCAGCTCTGATTTTGCTCTAGCACATGCGTATGCGTTCCCCTACTTTCAACCACCCTGGTTTCCCATTACCTGAGCTTGTGGCGGACCATTCAAACAATGCATCAGACGACGACCAAGTCATGGACATGGACCAGGACATGCCCGACAGTAGCTCTGCCATTGGCCCCCCTTCGCCGGCCGGAGGGTACGCTCAGGACTCATATTCTTACGGTGCAGGTGGTAGTGGAGGTTTTGGCTTCGGACCAGGcgcggaagaggatgagtttgAGATGGATATGATGGATGATATGGGCACCATCCAAATGAAAAGTGAGCATTTATCTTCAACGTTGAAGCTTGATCTGACCGCTTGGGATCAGACTACCCATCCCTCACCCCTCACCCTAATCCTCACCATTTTTCCAACCCTGGGAACGACACCAATCTTCGGGGTACGTCACCCCTTGCAGCGCAGCCTTTCAGTACCACTCTCCCTGCACCTCCAGCACGCGGCATCTTCCAGCCGACAGTGTCGGCCCCCCTTGCTCCCGGTGCATCGGATATCGAGAAGGCTAGGTCTCAACACGGCCCTTGGTGCCAAAGTATTCCCAAGCTCATCATGAGCGAGTACCCTGATGCCAGCGGCAGAAGATCAATGTGGACTGTCTGCAGTGACTGCGGAGCTTGCGAAAAGACTCAGGACTAGTTGTTTAGGGGTATTTTTCATGTAGATTTAGTTGTGGGTCGCTTTATACAAAACACTGCGGGTGGCTTAGGGATTGTTGTAGATTGTAGTTAGCTCAGGTATGTGCTTTTACCATTAAAAATGCATCGTATGTCTATGTACAAGACCAGTCGATATGCAAGTGGATTGTCTACCGGTACGGTGTACAGCAAATCTAAGCTACTGACCATTATTTTCCTTCGACTTCATTTGCAAACTCTCTCAGAAACTTTTCGGCTTCTCTTTGCCGATCTTCACCTATCATAACATCTTCACCGCCAATTGTTTCCACTTCTTGTCCCGGAATGAGCTTTAACTTTCCTCGCTCTTGGATATGACGGAATCGAGAAGGTTTGCCTAGTCGCCTGatactctcttcttcttcctcttcagctaTGCGCAAAGCTCGTTGGTTAGCCGCGAGCTCGGCCGATGTGgttggtggaagatgttgggCACGAGGGATAGAGTTGGCGACAAAGCGATGGGCAGCGGCAGCGTCGACTTTTGGGCGAACTATCACTATATCATGAGTATTTGAGTTCGTATGACATGTTCTCTGAAGATGACTAACTCTCTTCGTGGCCCTCAGCGGAGCTGACTTTGGAATAATATGTTTTTATCCGTTCCTATGAACAGAGAGCACCATTAATATGGATCGTCATTCGATTTAAGTTGCTTACCAGTTCAGCAGTCACATCATGCTTTGCCGGGTCAACTCCTTTCATTTTCAAATACACTGCAACCCGTCAGTGACATGACCTAGCTTAGCAGCAGAGCTCACGTACCCCATACAAGGTCATTGATTAAGTAGGCACCCAAAACGTCGATCTTGATTCTTTCCAACGGTAACAAATTTTCAACAGTTTGTGACCACGGTTTGGCCTCTAAAGGTGCAAGAGCAGCTTCCAGAGCATCGAGTGACTCGTTAAGAGCGGAGAGAGTAGTTTTTGGCGAGGTTTCTGTCATTGTTTCGATGTAATTCGTGGCTTCTTAAAAATTTGTCTTAATGGGCCTCGCACCCTTTCAATCTATCTTtgctgtttttttttttactgTCGTTCCGAAGTTGTAAAGACAGATCAATCTACTTGCCGCCTGGTACCCAGCGTGTTTCCGCCCTAGTAACCTCTTGTGAGAACCTCTTCCCAGTTCGATTTGAACAATTTTATTTATTACGTAATGTTGATATGCTGCTGTTACCTTGCTTCTTGCGTTTATAGTCCATATTTTGCGTCGACATTTTGAAACCTACGCAAGTCAGTCCGCTACAGACCATCTTTACagaccatcttctttgtaTAAACCGATAAGCTTTGGAAATAAACTCCGTAGGTGTGCAAAAGATGGAAACATAAATGGTCAACGAGCTCAGTGGCCGTGAAACGAAGGGGCATGTATTCAGGCAGAGTCTAGCGTGAGATGCGATGATACGTAGCTCTTCCAAACCTCTCTGTGGCATTGTAATCGGTTATGGCAAGCAGAGGGGCTTCTTGTGAATCGAGCGtaaaggggaagaaggtaCCTATATACTGATGAATCAGATAAAGGTCTATCAAACTCTTCAACAAATCCGTTACAGAAGAGGGATCCGCAAGGCGGGTTGCTGGACCAGAAGCGCTGATACATAAGTCACATCAGGGCTTCGTTTGCGTATTAACGACGGCCTTTGTTTGTGCTATATCCTGCTCGGCGACGGATTCCTTGTCGGTcgaaggcaagaagagaaaaacgACTATTGCGTCCCGATCATTTCGATAAATACTGAAAGTCCAAAAGCGATTAGGCTTACAGATCAGACAGACCATTTTTTCAACCATAGTCGTCTTTCGGAAGCTGGTCAAATAGAGAAATGGGCGCTTGAAATTGATATACATTCTGCTGTCTTGACTTATCTGTACCCTACATACTATCCCATTTACCAATTCATTGAACGTTCGACGATGTGAGCAAGTTGctccctctcttcagcATTGTTGTTCTTGGCCAAGACAGGTGCTAGATCGAGCACTCTTcgttgaggaagacagCCCTCGACAAGCTACATCAAGATTGGTCAATACACTTCCACCTATAATTAGATAGAAAAAACTTACAGAAGTGATATCGCTTCCTGTGTAGCCAACTTTACTCAATCCTCTAGGAACTTCCAGAATGTCCAAAAATCTTTGGATCTCCTCACTCAACTTAGGACCCAGGTCCTCGTCCTTCAGACTATTCGCTTCATGGgccctttctttcccaaGGAAGACCAACAATGCCTCGCGGTGTCGGtcaggggaagaaggagtcGTGAAATTGAAGACGGCAGGAGCGGTAAGAGAGACGGCCACGCCGTGAGGAATGAGGGGAATGTTGGGATTATAAGACGGGTGATGATACTGTTTGCTCTTGG includes the following:
- a CDS encoding exosome complex protein LRP1 produces the protein MTETSPKTTLSALNESLDALEAALAPLEAKPWSQTVENLLPLERIKIDVLGAYLINDLVWVYLKMKGVDPAKHDVTAELERIKTYYSKVSSAEGHEEIRPKVDAAAAHRFVANSIPRAQHLPPTTSAELAANQRALRIAEEEEEESIRRLGKPSRFRHIQERGKLKLIPGQEVETIGGEDVMIGEDRQREAEKFLREFANEVEGK